In Cryptomeria japonica chromosome 10, Sugi_1.0, whole genome shotgun sequence, a genomic segment contains:
- the LOC131034894 gene encoding uncharacterized protein LOC131034894, translating to MLCRKLFVIPFHFHNAYSTHAYSQNLFSHFAFTKFNMSAADIARMFKWAPSLQRLQTLDKVEQFVDMLNRYGCSKVQIAKIMMTQPQIIGISVEGRLEPKIKLLEDFGFQGETLAKLLASNPNILSTSLENKLLPKMEFLRSLFQSQEVLIKSLLRASFIFNYNLEKTLKPSVVYWERWGFQGTELFRLLRLEPGILQRSPLTPAQAILIREIGADKESKAYKYIVSAVATGRMETLKAKIENLKLCGLTAEETWQVLRAAPVVLRYSKVRVCETMDFVVKDMELPANYIVKHYSLFYLNLEKIMRPRFIVWQKIKSLNGPSLSLFTALTMTEARFARNIIRGHPESTMLWTIYENALSNAYNHT from the coding sequence ATGTTATGCCGCAAACTGTTTGTTATACCATTCCATTTTCACAATGCCTATTCAACCCATGCTTATTCGCAGAACCTCTTTTCACATTTTGCCTTCACCAAATTTAACATGTCTGCGGCCGACATCGCTCGAATGTTTAAGTGGGCTCCCTCCTTGCAGAGGCTTCAAACCCTGGACAAGGTCGAGCAGTTTGTTGATATGTTGAACAGATACGGCTGCTCTAAAGTCCAAATTGCTAAGATAATGATGACACAGCCGCAAATAATCGGCATAAGCGTTGAAGGAAGATTGGAACCCAAAATCAAACTGCTGGAGGATTTCGGCTTTCAAGGTGAAACTCTGGCGAAGCTTTTGGCGAGCAATCCAAACATCTTGAGCACCAGCCTCGAGAACAAACTTCTTCCCAAGATGGAGTTTCTTCGGAGTCTATTTCAGTCTCAGGAGGTCCTCATCAAATCCCTGCTTAGAGCCTCCTTCATTTTCAATTATAACCTGGAGAAGACCCTGAAACCCTCAGTTGTTTACTGGGAGAGATGGGGTTTTCAGGGCACGGAGCTCTTCCGACTATTACGGCTAGAGCCGGGCATTCTGCAACGCTCTCCTCTAACGCCTGCCCAAGCTATTCTCATTCGGGAGATTGGAGCCGACAAAGAGAGTAAGGCGTACAAATATATTGTAAGTGCAGTGGCTACTGGCCGCATGGAAACGCTGAAGGCCAAGATAGAGAATCTCAAACTCTGCGGGCTCACGGCTGAAGAAACCTGGCAAGTATTGCGGGCTGCACCTGTAGTCCTTCGTTACTCAAAGGTAAGAGTTTGTGAAACGATGGACTTTGTAGTTAAAGACATGGAGCTCCCTGCAAATTATATAGTGAAGCACTACTCCTTGTTTTATTTAAATTTGGAAAAGATTATGAGGCCTAGGTTTATAGTTTGGCAGAAAATTAAATCCTTGAATGGCcctagcctttctcttttcacagcATTGACGATGACAGAGGCAAGGTTTGCTAGAAATATTATTAGAGGACATCCTGAATCTACAATGCTGTGGACAATTTATGAAAATGCACTCTCTAATGCCTACAATCACACATAG